One window of Mediterraneibacter gnavus ATCC 29149 genomic DNA carries:
- the rlmD gene encoding 23S rRNA (uracil(1939)-C(5))-methyltransferase RlmD: MQKNDVVKVTIEDIGVNGEGIGKIDGYTLFIKDAVIGDVVEAKIMKAKKNYGYARMMQIIELSKDRVEPKCKFARQCGGCQIQQISYEKQLEFKNRKVLGNLERIGGFSPELLEKIADPIVGMEIPFHYRNKAQFPFGKDKNGVTVTGFYAGRTHDIIANTDCALGVEQNQEILETILSFMEQYQMEPYDEKTGKGLLRHVLIRYGFTTKEIMVCLVINAKKIPHCEKLVELLQKIEGMTSITISVNQKNTNVIMGDSYEVLWGQAFITDYIGEIKYQISPLSFFQVNPVQTEKLYGLALEYADLKGDETVWDLYCGIGTISLFLAQNAKQVYGVEIIPQAIEDARKNAQINGIENAKFYVGKAEEVLPGYYADYAKAHPGEQAHADVIVVDPPRKGCEESLLETMVQMQPERIVYVSCDSATLARDLKYLCGNGYELVKVRAVDQFSQTVHVETCVLLQRRTM, encoded by the coding sequence ATGCAGAAGAATGATGTAGTAAAGGTGACGATTGAAGATATCGGAGTGAACGGGGAAGGAATCGGAAAAATTGACGGCTATACGCTGTTTATCAAGGATGCGGTCATCGGTGATGTGGTGGAAGCAAAAATCATGAAAGCCAAGAAAAATTATGGATATGCGAGAATGATGCAGATTATCGAACTGTCCAAAGACAGAGTGGAGCCGAAGTGTAAATTCGCAAGACAGTGCGGAGGATGTCAGATTCAGCAGATTTCCTATGAGAAGCAGCTGGAGTTTAAAAACAGAAAAGTGTTGGGAAATCTGGAGAGGATCGGCGGCTTTTCGCCAGAACTGCTGGAAAAAATTGCAGATCCGATCGTGGGAATGGAAATCCCATTTCACTACAGAAATAAGGCGCAGTTCCCGTTTGGAAAAGATAAAAATGGAGTGACAGTGACAGGGTTTTATGCAGGCCGTACTCACGATATTATTGCAAATACAGACTGTGCACTGGGAGTAGAGCAGAATCAGGAGATTCTGGAAACCATCCTGTCATTTATGGAGCAATATCAGATGGAGCCATATGATGAAAAAACAGGGAAAGGCTTACTTCGTCATGTCCTGATCCGGTATGGCTTTACAACCAAAGAGATTATGGTCTGTCTTGTCATCAACGCAAAAAAAATCCCTCATTGTGAAAAACTGGTTGAATTACTGCAGAAAATCGAAGGAATGACCAGTATCACGATCAGTGTGAATCAGAAAAACACCAATGTGATCATGGGAGATTCTTATGAAGTGCTGTGGGGACAGGCATTTATTACAGATTATATCGGTGAAATCAAATATCAGATCTCTCCGCTGTCCTTTTTCCAGGTCAATCCGGTGCAGACAGAGAAATTGTACGGACTTGCACTGGAGTATGCAGACTTAAAAGGAGATGAGACGGTCTGGGATCTCTACTGTGGAATCGGAACGATATCCCTGTTTCTGGCGCAGAATGCGAAACAAGTCTACGGTGTGGAGATCATTCCTCAGGCCATCGAGGACGCCAGAAAAAATGCGCAGATCAACGGAATCGAGAATGCAAAGTTTTATGTTGGAAAAGCAGAAGAGGTTCTGCCGGGATATTATGCAGATTATGCTAAGGCACATCCGGGAGAACAGGCTCACGCTGACGTGATCGTGGTGGATCCGCCGCGGAAAGGCTGCGAGGAATCTCTGCTTGAGACTATGGTGCAGATGCAGCCGGAGCGGATCGTGTACGTGAGCTGTGATTCTGCCACACTGGCACGGGATCTGAAGTATCTGTGTGGGAATGGGTATGAACTTGTGAAAGTGAGGGCGGTTGATCAGTTTTCGCAGACGGTGCATGTGGAGACTTGTGTGTTGCTACAAAGACGAACTATGTAG
- a CDS encoding 3'-5' exoribonuclease YhaM family protein — translation MRYIKDLHEGETIRNVYLCKGKRSAETRNGKPYDNLILQDKTGTLDGKVWDPNSQGIAEYDEKDFIEVFGDVTSYNGSLQMNIRQIRKAEEGEYNPADYMPTSEKSVDSMYEELLGFIRGISNTWLRQLLEYYFVKDEEFIRVFKGHSAAKTVHHGFAGGLLEHTLSVVKMCRYFADTYEILNRDLLYTAAMCHDIGKTKELSAFPDNDYTDDGQLLGHIIIGVEMMNDAIREIPGFPEKLGSELKHCIISHHGELEYGSPKKPALAEAMALNLADNADAKMQTLTEIFKNKPGNDWLGYNRMFETNLRRSSI, via the coding sequence ATGAGATATATCAAGGATTTACATGAAGGCGAGACAATCAGGAATGTATACCTGTGTAAAGGAAAACGTTCCGCGGAGACAAGAAACGGAAAGCCTTATGACAATCTGATTTTACAGGATAAGACGGGAACACTGGATGGAAAAGTATGGGATCCGAATTCTCAGGGGATCGCAGAGTATGATGAGAAGGATTTCATCGAAGTATTTGGTGATGTGACAAGTTATAACGGAAGTCTGCAGATGAACATCCGTCAGATCAGAAAAGCAGAAGAGGGTGAATACAATCCGGCGGATTATATGCCGACTTCTGAGAAGAGTGTGGACAGTATGTATGAAGAGCTGCTCGGATTTATCCGTGGAATTTCCAACACGTGGCTGCGTCAGCTGCTGGAATATTATTTTGTGAAAGATGAGGAATTTATCCGCGTGTTTAAAGGACATTCTGCGGCAAAAACAGTTCATCACGGATTTGCAGGAGGACTTCTGGAGCATACGTTAAGTGTTGTGAAGATGTGTCGGTATTTTGCGGACACCTATGAAATCTTGAACAGAGATCTTCTTTATACGGCGGCAATGTGCCACGATATTGGAAAGACAAAAGAGCTTTCTGCATTTCCGGATAATGATTATACGGATGACGGACAGCTTCTGGGGCACATCATCATTGGTGTTGAGATGATGAATGATGCGATAAGAGAGATTCCGGGATTTCCGGAAAAGCTGGGAAGTGAATTGAAGCATTGTATTATTTCCCATCACGGGGAGCTGGAGTATGGTTCTCCGAAAAAACCGGCCCTCGCAGAGGCGATGGCATTGAATCTGGCAGATAATGCAGATGCCAAGATGCAGACTCTGACGGAGATCTTTAAAAATAAACCGGGAAATGACTGGCTGGGTTACAACCGGATGTTTGAGACAAACCTGAGAAGAAGTTCCATTTAG
- a CDS encoding S1C family serine protease → MPWNEDPKEKSPKDLNEEQKEDSFSFLQETIKPEPITGKQVRKQLLKLAVYGIVVGAFACLGFYALNPWVQNLFPGSPKTVIIPEDSEETHPEEDEAQEQDSQEKNLRAEDYEAMMQSVYQIAAEAAKSVVTVRGEQDAANLTKDVNDEDMGCTGLIAADNGQELLILSNNSVCGESTVWNVQFSDGSTCEASLKKQDKNSHLAVFGVRRNLISESTWDEIKTAALGNSNIVAEGDPVIALGDTFGYSDGTGYGMISSNAHEKAIPDHTFSVLATDIPSADFSSGVLCNLDGEIIGLIDSEIWTENQGHTANAYGISDLKPIMELLLNSQSVPYAGIYGVTVSSDISESKQVPSGMYVTQIQANSPAMAAGIQSGDVIQSVDGEEIASMAQYEKVLQKCKAGDTIRIQGKRLGAGGYVEISFQLVLDSRE, encoded by the coding sequence ATGCCGTGGAATGAAGACCCAAAAGAAAAGTCCCCCAAAGACTTGAATGAAGAGCAAAAAGAGGATAGTTTTTCTTTTCTGCAGGAGACGATCAAGCCGGAACCGATCACCGGAAAACAGGTGAGAAAACAGCTTCTGAAACTGGCTGTTTACGGAATCGTGGTAGGTGCGTTTGCCTGTCTGGGTTTCTATGCCCTGAATCCGTGGGTACAGAACTTATTTCCGGGATCTCCGAAAACTGTGATCATTCCGGAAGACAGTGAAGAGACGCATCCGGAAGAAGACGAGGCGCAGGAGCAGGATTCGCAGGAGAAAAATCTGAGAGCAGAAGATTATGAAGCCATGATGCAGAGTGTTTACCAGATTGCAGCAGAGGCCGCAAAAAGTGTGGTCACGGTCAGGGGTGAGCAGGATGCGGCGAATCTTACAAAGGATGTAAATGATGAAGATATGGGATGTACAGGGCTGATCGCAGCAGACAATGGACAGGAGCTTTTGATCCTCAGCAACAATTCTGTCTGCGGGGAATCCACTGTCTGGAATGTGCAGTTTTCAGATGGCAGCACCTGTGAAGCATCGCTGAAAAAGCAGGATAAAAACAGTCATCTGGCGGTGTTTGGTGTCAGAAGAAACCTGATTTCTGAAAGCACGTGGGATGAGATAAAAACAGCGGCTCTCGGAAATTCAAATATAGTGGCAGAGGGAGATCCGGTGATCGCCCTTGGAGATACATTTGGATATTCAGATGGAACAGGATATGGTATGATCAGTTCTAATGCACACGAAAAAGCAATTCCGGATCATACATTCAGCGTTCTGGCGACAGATATTCCGTCAGCGGATTTTAGTTCCGGTGTTCTGTGTAATCTGGACGGAGAGATCATCGGACTCATTGATTCCGAGATCTGGACAGAGAATCAGGGTCATACTGCCAATGCATATGGGATTTCTGATTTAAAACCGATCATGGAACTGCTTTTAAACAGTCAGTCGGTTCCCTATGCAGGGATTTACGGAGTGACGGTCAGCAGTGATATTTCGGAATCAAAGCAGGTGCCGTCCGGAATGTATGTGACCCAGATACAGGCGAACTCTCCGGCAATGGCAGCGGGAATCCAGAGCGGTGATGTAATCCAGTCTGTGGACGGCGAGGAGATTGCCTCTATGGCTCAGTATGAAAAGGTACTTCAGAAGTGTAAAGCGGGAGATACGATCCGGATTCAGGGAAAACGTCTCGGTGCAGGAGGATACGTGGAGATTTCGTTTCAGCTGGTACTTGACAGCCGTGAGTAA
- a CDS encoding endonuclease MutS2: protein MNQKTLTKLEYYKITALLEEQASSMRGKQLCRKLKPMTDPEKINTAQEQTEAAFTRIVKKGRISFGNAFPIGESLKRLEIGGALGCGELLRICKVLQNAGKVKAYGRHDTQEELCDCLDVYFEQLEPLFPLTAEIERCIQGEDEISDDASSTLKNIRRSIGHINDKVHATLTNLVNGSLRTYLQDPIITMRGDRYCVPVKAEYRSQVNGMIHDQSSTGSTLFIEPMAVVKLNNDLKELYAKEQEEIQVILARLSEETAQYIEEIRTDYHILTDLDFIFARGALAFSMNASRPLLNTDGRIHIREGRHPLLDPKKVVPITVSLGDDFSLLIITGPNTGGKTVSLKTVGLFTLMGQSGLHIPARDRSELAVFKQVYADIGDEQSIEQSLSTFSSHMTNIVSFLHDVDENSLVLFDELGAGTDPTEGAALAIAILSYLHGRGIRTMATTHYSELKVYALSTPGVENACCEFDVESLRPTYRLLIGIPGKSNAFAISGKLGLPDYIIEDAKTRLSEQDVSFEDLISDLETSKRTIEKEQEEIAAYKKEIEALKSQAQQKQERIEEQRERILAEAREKANTILRDAKDVADETIKNFRKFGKENISAAEMEKERERLRKKMKENTASSSLKVQKPKKEYKPTDFKLGESVKVLSMNLTGTISSLPDSRGNVTVQMGILRSQVHISDLEIIEEANPYAPKSFKRTSKGKLKMSKSLSVSPEINLLGKTVDEAVSELDKYLDDALLSHLSTVRVVHGKGTGALRKGIHEFLRRQKHVKSYRLGEFGEGDAGVTIVELK, encoded by the coding sequence ATGAATCAAAAAACATTGACAAAATTAGAATATTATAAAATCACTGCGCTTTTGGAGGAACAGGCTTCTTCCATGCGCGGAAAACAGCTTTGCCGCAAGCTGAAACCGATGACCGATCCGGAAAAGATCAACACTGCACAGGAGCAGACCGAAGCGGCATTTACACGGATCGTCAAAAAGGGACGCATCTCTTTTGGCAATGCATTCCCCATCGGAGAGTCTTTAAAACGTCTGGAGATCGGCGGTGCACTTGGATGCGGAGAGCTTCTTCGCATCTGCAAAGTTTTACAGAATGCCGGAAAAGTAAAGGCTTACGGACGTCACGACACACAGGAAGAGCTTTGTGACTGCCTGGATGTCTATTTTGAACAGCTGGAACCTCTGTTTCCTCTGACTGCCGAGATTGAGCGCTGTATTCAGGGGGAAGATGAGATCAGCGATGATGCCAGCAGCACATTAAAGAATATCCGCCGCAGCATCGGACACATCAACGATAAAGTTCATGCAACTCTGACAAATCTGGTGAACGGTTCTCTGCGCACCTATCTGCAGGATCCGATCATCACCATGCGCGGAGACCGCTACTGTGTTCCGGTCAAAGCCGAGTACCGCAGTCAGGTCAACGGGATGATCCACGATCAGTCCTCCACCGGTTCTACACTGTTTATCGAGCCGATGGCAGTCGTAAAACTGAACAACGACCTCAAAGAACTGTATGCGAAAGAACAGGAAGAAATTCAGGTCATCCTCGCCCGTCTCAGCGAAGAGACCGCGCAGTATATTGAAGAGATCCGCACGGATTACCATATTCTGACGGATCTTGATTTTATCTTTGCCCGCGGTGCACTGGCATTTTCTATGAATGCCAGCCGTCCGCTCCTCAACACAGATGGACGCATTCACATCCGTGAGGGAAGACATCCTCTTCTGGATCCAAAAAAAGTAGTTCCGATCACGGTTTCTCTGGGAGACGATTTTTCTCTTCTGATCATTACAGGACCAAATACCGGCGGAAAGACGGTATCTTTAAAAACCGTAGGACTTTTTACCCTGATGGGACAGTCCGGCCTTCACATCCCTGCCAGAGACCGTTCTGAACTGGCAGTGTTTAAACAGGTCTATGCAGATATCGGAGATGAGCAGAGCATTGAGCAGAGCTTGAGTACCTTCTCTTCTCATATGACAAATATTGTCTCTTTCCTGCATGATGTAGATGAGAATTCTCTGGTTCTGTTTGATGAGCTTGGAGCCGGAACGGATCCTACCGAAGGAGCCGCGCTGGCCATCGCCATTCTCTCCTATCTGCACGGACGTGGAATCCGCACCATGGCTACCACTCATTACAGTGAATTAAAGGTCTACGCACTTTCCACTCCCGGAGTTGAGAATGCCTGCTGTGAGTTTGACGTAGAAAGTCTGCGCCCGACCTACCGCCTCCTGATCGGAATCCCGGGAAAGAGTAATGCATTTGCGATTTCCGGTAAGCTCGGCCTTCCGGATTATATCATCGAAGATGCCAAAACCAGACTTTCCGAACAGGATGTCTCATTTGAGGATCTGATCTCAGATCTGGAGACAAGCAAACGCACGATCGAAAAAGAACAGGAAGAGATTGCAGCATATAAAAAAGAAATCGAAGCACTGAAAAGTCAAGCGCAGCAAAAACAAGAACGCATCGAGGAACAAAGAGAGCGGATTCTTGCCGAAGCCCGCGAAAAGGCAAATACAATCCTGCGCGATGCCAAAGATGTGGCTGATGAGACGATTAAAAATTTCCGCAAATTCGGAAAAGAAAATATTTCAGCCGCCGAAATGGAAAAAGAAAGAGAACGTCTGCGCAAGAAGATGAAGGAAAATACCGCATCTTCATCTTTGAAAGTACAGAAACCGAAAAAGGAATACAAACCAACTGATTTCAAACTCGGAGAATCTGTAAAAGTACTGAGCATGAATCTGACCGGAACCATCAGTTCCCTTCCGGATTCCCGCGGCAATGTGACAGTGCAGATGGGAATTTTAAGATCTCAGGTTCACATTTCAGATCTGGAGATTATCGAAGAGGCGAATCCTTATGCACCAAAATCATTCAAACGTACGTCAAAAGGCAAGCTGAAAATGAGCAAATCTCTGTCCGTGAGCCCTGAAATCAATCTGCTTGGAAAGACTGTAGACGAAGCAGTTTCTGAGCTGGACAAATATCTGGATGATGCTCTGCTGTCCCATTTAAGCACAGTGCGGGTAGTACACGGAAAAGGAACGGGAGCACTCCGAAAAGGAATTCACGAATTCCTGCGCCGTCAGAAGCATGTTAAGTCCTACCGTCTCGGGGAATTCGGAGAAGGAGACGCCGGCGTCACGATCGTGGAGTTAAAATAA
- a CDS encoding response regulator transcription factor, with translation MIAKQKILIVDDDENIAELISLYLMKECFDTKIVSNGEDALSAFETYQPNLVLLDLMLPGIDGYQVCRELRAKSQVPIIMLSAKGEVFDKVLGLELGADDYIMKPFDSKEMVARVRAVLRRYQPVKPEAPAAEKVKCVEYDGLTINLTNYSVLCDGQNVDMPPKELELLYFLAASPNQVFTREQLLDQIWGYEYIGDTRTVDVHIKRLREKIKDHPGWGLSTVWGIGYKFEVK, from the coding sequence ATGATTGCAAAACAGAAAATTTTAATTGTGGACGATGATGAGAATATCGCAGAACTGATCTCGCTCTATCTGATGAAAGAGTGCTTTGATACGAAAATTGTGTCAAACGGGGAGGATGCGCTGTCTGCCTTTGAGACATATCAGCCAAACCTTGTTCTTCTGGATCTGATGCTTCCGGGAATCGACGGCTATCAAGTCTGCCGGGAACTGCGCGCCAAATCACAGGTACCGATCATCATGCTCTCTGCAAAAGGAGAAGTATTTGACAAAGTACTGGGACTGGAGCTGGGGGCAGATGACTATATCATGAAGCCGTTTGACTCCAAAGAGATGGTAGCACGAGTGCGTGCTGTCCTGCGCCGTTATCAGCCGGTCAAGCCGGAAGCACCTGCCGCAGAAAAGGTAAAATGTGTCGAGTACGACGGACTTACCATCAATCTTACAAACTATTCCGTACTGTGCGACGGCCAGAACGTTGACATGCCTCCAAAAGAACTGGAGCTTTTATACTTTCTGGCTGCTTCTCCAAATCAGGTATTTACAAGAGAACAGCTTTTGGATCAGATCTGGGGCTATGAATACATCGGCGACACCCGCACAGTAGATGTTCATATCAAACGTCTCCGCGAAAAGATCAAAGATCATCCGGGCTGGGGACTGAGCACCGTATGGGGAATCGGTTACAAATTCGAAGTAAAATAA
- a CDS encoding sensor histidine kinase, giving the protein MKSTLRLKFIMLYIIFGFLSIFTVSLLSNQLLLNKLEQDSSQNMYRIANQTATSYLPSYFSNDLSAWSVHSQLQAMQLYLNASVWFVKTDGTLITSAPLDGIEAPEQILEFDPAEIGNNQFISGNYHGYFEEDVITVMAPVTQDFSVQGYLLIHRPIESLKQTCHSLILPVYITMAVIYLLSFLFLIGFEFFVFRPLRQITEAATQYASGNLTYEIPVTTHDEMGYLSASLNYMSSQLKDMEEYQKKIVANVSHDFRSPLTSIKGYVQAMTDGTIPPQLHQKYLNIILFETERLTDLTQDLLTLNEFDRNEMILDKTEFDIQQMIKNTAASFEGTCTSKRISIELLLLAGNILVYADRRKIQQVLYNLIDNAIKFSGNDSSITIEVTEKNEKVFVSVKDTGMGIPKKELNKIWERFYKSDLSRGKDKKGTGLGLAIVKEAIQAHDEHINVISTEGVGTEFIFSLTKV; this is encoded by the coding sequence ATGAAAAGTACACTGCGTTTAAAATTTATCATGCTGTATATTATCTTTGGATTTCTCAGTATTTTCACGGTATCCCTCTTGTCGAATCAGCTTCTGCTCAATAAACTGGAACAGGATTCCTCACAAAATATGTACCGGATTGCAAATCAGACTGCGACCTCCTACCTGCCCTCATACTTTTCAAATGATCTTTCAGCCTGGTCTGTTCATTCTCAGCTGCAGGCCATGCAGCTGTATCTGAACGCGTCCGTCTGGTTTGTCAAAACAGACGGCACACTGATTACTTCTGCCCCTCTGGATGGAATCGAAGCCCCGGAACAGATCCTGGAATTCGACCCTGCCGAGATTGGAAACAATCAGTTTATCTCCGGAAATTATCATGGATACTTTGAGGAAGATGTAATCACTGTCATGGCACCTGTCACCCAGGATTTTTCCGTGCAGGGCTATCTTTTGATCCATCGTCCGATCGAAAGCCTGAAGCAGACATGCCATTCTCTGATCCTGCCGGTATACATTACGATGGCCGTGATCTATCTGCTGTCCTTTCTCTTTCTGATTGGGTTTGAATTTTTTGTATTCCGTCCACTGAGACAGATTACAGAAGCGGCAACTCAGTATGCATCCGGAAATCTGACCTATGAGATTCCTGTAACAACGCACGACGAGATGGGATATCTTTCTGCTTCTCTGAATTACATGTCCTCACAGCTGAAGGATATGGAGGAATACCAGAAAAAGATTGTAGCGAATGTCTCTCACGACTTCCGTTCTCCGCTCACCTCGATCAAAGGCTATGTGCAGGCGATGACTGACGGCACGATTCCGCCCCAGTTGCATCAGAAATATTTGAATATCATTCTCTTTGAGACGGAACGTCTGACAGATCTGACACAGGATCTTTTGACACTCAACGAGTTTGACCGGAATGAAATGATCCTGGACAAGACAGAGTTTGATATCCAGCAGATGATCAAGAACACTGCCGCCTCTTTCGAAGGCACCTGCACAAGCAAACGGATTTCCATTGAGCTTCTGCTTCTGGCAGGCAATATTCTCGTGTATGCAGACCGACGGAAGATTCAGCAGGTTCTTTACAATCTCATTGATAATGCGATCAAATTCAGCGGAAACGACTCTTCGATCACGATTGAGGTCACCGAAAAGAATGAGAAGGTTTTTGTTTCTGTCAAGGATACCGGAATGGGAATTCCAAAAAAAGAACTGAATAAAATCTGGGAACGCTTTTACAAGTCCGACCTGTCCCGCGGAAAGGATAAAAAAGGAACCGGCCTCGGACTTGCCATCGTCAAAGAGGCCATTCAGGCTCACGATGAACATATCAATGTCATCA